In Ruania zhangjianzhongii, the following proteins share a genomic window:
- the mmsB gene encoding multiple monosaccharide ABC transporter permease, which yields MTGIANVWELATRNMRQSGIAVAFVAIVALFSVLNSSFLSPGNITNIVLQYSYILILAIGMVLVIIGGHIDLSVGSLVALTGAVAAVVVIKGGMPWWVGVLAAIGVGLLAGAWQGFWVAYVGIPAFIVTLAGMLLFRGLTWVVLDSISLSPFGGTYYQIANGFQNGLLGGMGFDAFTLVIFAIAVVGYAVTQWRSRMAKMRYQQVVESLPLFVIKLVIVAVLVMWFAWQLAHSRGLPNVLILLAILIIGYSLVAQKSVFGRHIYAIGGNLHAAQLSGVKVKRVNFWVMANMGFLSAVAGIVYSSRMNGAQPGAGNMFELDAIAACFIGGAAVTGGVGRVTGAMIGGLIMAVMSNGMQLMGVDQSVQQVVKGLVLLLAVAFDVYNKKRAGVAR from the coding sequence ACACGCAATATGCGCCAGAGCGGGATCGCGGTGGCCTTCGTGGCGATCGTGGCGCTGTTCTCGGTACTGAACTCCAGCTTCCTCTCCCCGGGGAACATCACCAACATCGTCCTGCAGTACTCCTACATCCTCATCCTCGCGATCGGGATGGTGCTGGTGATCATCGGCGGGCACATCGACCTGTCCGTCGGGTCGTTGGTGGCACTGACCGGGGCGGTGGCCGCGGTCGTGGTGATCAAGGGCGGCATGCCCTGGTGGGTCGGAGTGCTCGCTGCGATCGGGGTCGGTCTGCTGGCCGGTGCCTGGCAAGGGTTCTGGGTGGCTTATGTGGGCATCCCGGCGTTCATCGTCACCCTGGCGGGCATGCTGCTCTTTCGGGGCCTGACCTGGGTGGTGCTGGACTCGATCTCCCTGTCCCCGTTCGGTGGCACCTACTATCAGATCGCCAACGGGTTCCAGAATGGACTGCTCGGCGGTATGGGCTTCGACGCGTTCACCCTGGTGATCTTCGCGATCGCGGTGGTCGGGTACGCGGTCACGCAGTGGCGGTCCCGGATGGCGAAGATGCGCTACCAGCAGGTGGTGGAGTCACTGCCGCTGTTCGTGATCAAGCTCGTGATCGTCGCCGTGCTGGTGATGTGGTTCGCGTGGCAGCTGGCGCACAGCCGCGGTCTGCCGAACGTGTTGATCCTGCTGGCGATCCTGATCATCGGCTACAGCCTGGTGGCGCAGAAGTCGGTCTTCGGCCGGCACATCTACGCGATCGGTGGGAACCTGCACGCTGCCCAGCTCTCCGGGGTGAAGGTGAAGCGGGTGAACTTCTGGGTGATGGCGAACATGGGCTTCCTGTCCGCCGTGGCCGGGATCGTCTACTCCTCCCGGATGAATGGTGCTCAGCCTGGCGCCGGGAACATGTTCGAGCTGGACGCGATCGCCGCCTGCTTCATCGGTGGTGCCGCGGTGACCGGCGGTGTCGGGCGGGTGACCGGCGCGATGATCGGTGGTCTGATCATGGCGGTGATGAGCAACGGTATGCAGCTGATGGGCGTGGACCAGTCCGTGCAACAGGTGGTCAAGGGCCTGGTGCTGCTGCTGGCCGTGGCCTTCGATGTGTACAACAAGAAGCGCGCCGGCGTCGCGCGCTGA
- a CDS encoding ROK family transcriptional regulator, with product MSRLTAGSQSSLREANKALLVDTIKQFGGLTQVELADATGLSAATVSTLVKQLTGAGVAEVRPTSRSGRRAQLVTLARATGLAAGVHVGHRSLRVLLGDFNREIVAERSMPLPQEHPMDTVLDRVALLIVDMLEMVASHLDELAGIAIGLPAPVDASTGSLSVRGLLRGWESEHIGDVMGKRLGRPVYVENDANLGALAELTFGATRPYADSVYVRASYGTGAGIVLGGRLHRGFAGTAGEIGHVQVDPLGRICRCGRRGCLDTVVGAEALLASLQTSHGPLTLRDVINRAVDGDPGCARVLTDAGRTIGTVVAGLCQSVNPQAVCVGGELADAGAVFLAPLTESVHEHTLPNQIAPVDVVTSPLHGDAVVKGALIQVLDSTDVFAQGGDGQ from the coding sequence GTGAGCCGCCTGACCGCGGGATCCCAGTCCTCGCTGCGTGAAGCCAATAAGGCGCTGCTCGTCGACACCATCAAGCAGTTCGGTGGGTTGACCCAGGTAGAGCTGGCCGATGCGACCGGTCTGTCGGCAGCCACGGTGTCCACACTGGTCAAACAGCTGACCGGTGCCGGCGTGGCTGAGGTCCGTCCCACCTCACGCAGCGGTCGGCGGGCGCAACTGGTCACCCTGGCCCGCGCCACCGGCCTCGCCGCCGGAGTACACGTGGGGCACCGCTCGCTGCGCGTGCTGCTCGGCGACTTCAACCGCGAGATCGTTGCCGAGCGGAGCATGCCGCTGCCGCAGGAGCACCCGATGGACACCGTGTTGGACCGGGTAGCCCTGCTGATCGTGGACATGCTCGAGATGGTCGCCTCCCACCTGGACGAGCTCGCCGGGATCGCGATCGGGCTCCCCGCACCGGTGGACGCCTCGACCGGCTCACTCTCGGTACGCGGGCTGTTGCGCGGTTGGGAGTCCGAGCACATCGGCGACGTGATGGGGAAACGGCTGGGCCGGCCGGTGTACGTGGAGAACGATGCAAACCTCGGCGCTCTCGCGGAGCTGACCTTCGGCGCCACCCGCCCGTATGCGGACAGCGTCTACGTACGCGCCTCCTACGGCACCGGCGCCGGGATCGTCCTCGGCGGACGGCTGCACCGCGGCTTCGCCGGAACTGCCGGCGAGATCGGGCACGTCCAGGTGGACCCGCTCGGGCGAATCTGCCGGTGCGGTCGGCGCGGCTGCCTGGACACGGTGGTGGGTGCGGAGGCGTTGCTCGCCTCGTTGCAGACCAGTCACGGCCCGCTCACCCTGCGAGATGTGATCAACCGAGCCGTCGACGGCGATCCGGGCTGTGCGCGCGTCCTCACCGATGCAGGGCGCACCATCGGCACGGTGGTGGCCGGGCTGTGTCAGTCGGTCAATCCGCAAGCGGTATGCGTCGGGGGCGAGCTGGCCGACGCCGGCGCAGTATTTCTGGCACCCTTGACCGAGTCGGTCCATGAGCACACGCTGCCCAACCAGATCGCTCCCGTCGATGTGGTCACCTCCCCGTTGCACGGGGACGCGGTGGTCAAGGGAGCCTTGATCCAGGTACTAGATTCCACAGACGTTTTCGCCCAAGGTGGTGACGGACAATGA
- a CDS encoding ATP-binding cassette domain-containing protein produces the protein MTARRLTDPSPNSGAERDPRGTSPAPPPRTAATGPEPISSPPPRLPVLAAEGLTKRFGAVEALLDVAMTVHRGEVVGLVGDNAAGKSTLAKVIAGALQPDTGLIEMAGESVQIGSPSAAHSLGIATVFQDLALCDNLDVTANLFLGRELNRTGMMKDGQMEAHTRSVLHDLRANIPSIHTPLYQLSAGQRQAVAIARTLIGEPRLVVLDEPTSSLSVAQTAEVLTHIERLRDLRLGVIFISHNLTDVRAVADRIEVLRHGRNNGSFGPEAAQSDLIAAITGATKIGGLG, from the coding sequence ATGACGGCCCGTCGGCTGACCGACCCTTCCCCGAACTCCGGTGCCGAGCGCGATCCGAGAGGGACCTCACCCGCGCCCCCTCCGAGAACGGCCGCGACCGGCCCAGAACCGATCTCCTCTCCGCCACCGCGTCTGCCGGTACTCGCCGCCGAGGGCCTCACCAAACGCTTCGGCGCCGTCGAAGCGTTGCTGGACGTCGCGATGACCGTGCACCGAGGCGAGGTGGTCGGCCTGGTCGGGGACAACGCCGCTGGCAAGTCCACCTTGGCCAAGGTGATCGCCGGTGCCCTGCAACCCGACACCGGGCTGATCGAGATGGCAGGTGAGTCGGTGCAGATCGGCTCTCCCTCGGCAGCGCACAGTCTCGGCATCGCCACGGTGTTCCAAGATCTCGCCCTGTGCGACAACTTGGACGTGACCGCGAACCTGTTCCTCGGCCGGGAGCTGAACCGCACCGGGATGATGAAGGACGGGCAGATGGAGGCGCACACCCGATCGGTGCTGCACGACCTCCGGGCTAACATCCCCTCGATCCACACCCCGCTGTACCAGCTCTCCGCCGGCCAGCGTCAGGCCGTGGCGATCGCCCGCACGCTGATCGGCGAGCCACGGCTGGTCGTCCTGGACGAGCCGACCTCGTCGCTGTCCGTGGCCCAGACCGCGGAGGTGCTCACCCACATCGAGCGACTTCGTGACCTCCGCCTGGGAGTCATCTTCATCAGCCACAATCTCACCGATGTGCGGGCCGTCGCCGACCGGATCGAGGTACTCCGGCACGGCCGGAACAATGGCTCCTTCGGCCCTGAGGCCGCGCAGAGCGATCTGATCGCAGCGATTACCGGAGCCACCAAGATCGGCGGACTGGGCTGA
- a CDS encoding phage holin family protein encodes MRFLIKVLINGIALWLTSLWVSGMDFIVDTGLTNSAALDTVIVVAVVAAVFTLVNAIIKPIVKVVSFLFYILTLGLFFLVVNALMLMLTSWITTFTEYGLRVEGFWTAVLAALIISIISLILTVVLPDGKRREAAR; translated from the coding sequence ATGCGCTTCCTCATCAAGGTCCTGATCAACGGGATCGCCCTGTGGCTGACCTCGCTGTGGGTGAGCGGTATGGACTTCATCGTCGACACGGGCCTGACCAACAGCGCCGCGCTGGACACCGTGATCGTGGTCGCCGTCGTGGCAGCGGTCTTCACGCTGGTGAACGCGATCATCAAACCGATCGTGAAGGTCGTCTCCTTCCTCTTCTACATCCTCACCCTGGGCTTGTTCTTCCTGGTGGTGAACGCGCTGATGCTGATGCTGACCAGCTGGATCACCACTTTCACCGAGTATGGGCTCCGGGTCGAGGGGTTCTGGACGGCGGTGTTGGCCGCGCTGATCATCTCGATCATCTCGCTGATCCTCACTGTCGTTCTGCCGGACGGCAAGCGCCGCGAGGCGGCCCGCTGA
- the purB gene encoding adenylosuccinate lyase codes for MEHAVSLATLTPPIALGPLDGRYRRTVAPLVDHLSEAALNRARLHVEVEWLIHLTGQRVLPGAPSLAEEDIAYLRQVVTTFGADEIAELAAIEAETLHDVKAVEYFLKRRLAAAPQVLGPDTVLPQVSEIVHIFCTSEDINNLSYALTVRGAVVDVWLPAASTVADAVADLAREHADVPMLARTHGQPATPVTLGKELAVLAHRLRRQLRRISAAEFLGKINGATGTYGAHSISVPEVDWQQVARTFVEHLGLTWNPLTTQIESHDWQAEVYADVARFNRVLHNLATDVWTYISLGYFTQRLSAQGSTGSSTMPHKVNPIRFENAEANLEVSSALLDTLAATLVTSRLQRDLTDSTTQRNIGVAFGHSLLALDNVRRGLAGLDVDPAAMARDLDGNWEVLGEAVQSAMRAAGIAGVTGMADPYERLKELTRGRRVDAAAMREFISGLGLPEEIAARLLALSPADYVGLAPQLVQHLD; via the coding sequence ATGGAGCATGCCGTGTCGCTGGCCACCCTCACCCCACCGATCGCCCTCGGGCCGCTGGATGGCCGCTATCGCCGGACGGTGGCTCCGTTGGTGGACCACCTCTCCGAGGCGGCGCTGAACCGCGCCCGGCTGCACGTGGAGGTGGAGTGGCTGATCCACCTCACCGGCCAGCGGGTGCTGCCCGGTGCACCGAGCCTCGCCGAGGAGGACATCGCCTACCTGCGCCAGGTGGTGACCACCTTCGGTGCCGACGAGATCGCCGAGCTCGCAGCGATCGAGGCGGAGACGCTGCACGATGTGAAGGCGGTGGAGTACTTCCTCAAGCGCCGCCTGGCCGCGGCGCCCCAGGTACTCGGCCCGGACACGGTGCTGCCCCAGGTCAGCGAGATCGTGCACATCTTCTGTACCAGCGAGGACATCAACAACTTGAGCTACGCACTCACGGTGCGCGGCGCCGTCGTCGATGTATGGCTTCCGGCGGCCAGCACCGTGGCCGACGCCGTGGCCGATCTGGCCCGGGAGCACGCCGATGTGCCGATGCTCGCCCGCACCCACGGCCAGCCAGCCACCCCGGTGACCCTCGGCAAAGAGCTGGCCGTGCTGGCGCACCGGCTGCGCCGGCAGCTGCGCCGGATCTCCGCAGCCGAGTTCCTGGGCAAGATCAACGGCGCGACCGGCACCTACGGCGCGCACAGCATCTCCGTGCCCGAGGTGGACTGGCAGCAGGTCGCGCGGACTTTCGTGGAGCACCTCGGCCTGACCTGGAACCCCCTGACCACCCAGATCGAGAGCCACGACTGGCAGGCGGAGGTGTACGCGGACGTGGCCCGGTTCAACCGGGTGCTGCACAACCTGGCGACCGATGTGTGGACCTACATCTCGCTCGGCTACTTCACCCAGCGACTGTCCGCACAGGGCTCGACCGGCTCGTCGACGATGCCGCACAAGGTGAACCCGATCCGGTTCGAGAACGCGGAGGCGAATCTGGAGGTCTCTTCCGCACTGCTGGACACGCTCGCCGCCACCCTGGTCACCTCCCGGCTGCAGCGGGACCTGACCGACTCCACCACACAGCGCAACATCGGGGTCGCGTTCGGGCACTCGCTGCTCGCGCTGGACAACGTCCGCCGCGGTCTGGCCGGGCTGGACGTGGACCCGGCCGCGATGGCCCGCGACCTTGACGGCAACTGGGAAGTGCTCGGCGAGGCGGTGCAGTCGGCGATGCGTGCGGCCGGGATCGCCGGCGTGACCGGGATGGCGGACCCGTACGAGCGGCTCAAGGAGCTCACCCGCGGACGCCGGGTCGATGCTGCCGCGATGCGGGAGTTCATCTCCGGTCTGGGACTGCCCGAGGAGATTGCCGCCCGGCTGCTGGCCCTCTCCCCCGCCGACTACGTCGGCCTGGCCCCGCAGCTGGTGCAGCACCTGGACTAA
- a CDS encoding ABC transporter ATP-binding protein — MQDFPPEVPAYPTSSTAEETSGRRGRDRRFPDTRSPARFLLWLLGRQRDVLLAVLGTGVLVYLPGALGPYLVGRAVDEGITAGSISALVTWSLILLGVIAVGASVGVAMHTFAVHGWLLAQYRTIKLVTRKSTQMGHVLGQRLPTGEILSVASGDSTKYGALTEVAGRAGAAFIAYLVVVGLVLHTSVPLGLLTLVAAPVLVFVATPLLRPLQRRQTVERSRTSDLTSLATDIVAGLRILRGIGGERTFGANYAAQSQRVRSAGVATGIWQGAVDAIGVLFTGIFLVLLTWLGARQVVGGELSIGQLISFFGFATFMMVPIYTFFELAQKWVQALVSARKTVALLEIEPPWREPATPRALPTGGLIQDEASGAQIRPGELTVVVSALPDDSAALADRIGRYLATEAKPVSIETGEEVKGRAARRARTERAAARRRHAELDRERAGARWGVTVGGVDLSEVPLAQVREQILVSDATAMVFGGTLQQALDPQARLTRAEAEHAMFVASAEDVYEALPGGWQGELDERGRGLSGGQRQRLVLARALAVDPEVLVLIEPTSAVDAHTEARIAERLARHRRGRTTVITSVSPLLLHYADRVVFLADGQAVAAASHSELVASHAAYRRVVVRSMDDGGAHPDQDGQRGGGGVSGGGDEPGGSDEPGGGDEPDGSDEPGGGGEPGGPARSGDREGDEHVLR; from the coding sequence ATGCAGGATTTCCCCCCGGAGGTCCCCGCGTACCCGACGTCCTCGACAGCCGAGGAGACCTCCGGGCGGCGCGGGCGTGACCGCCGCTTCCCCGATACGCGCTCCCCGGCGCGGTTCTTGCTGTGGCTGCTCGGGCGCCAGCGGGACGTGCTGCTGGCCGTCCTGGGCACCGGGGTCCTCGTGTACCTGCCGGGTGCGCTCGGCCCGTACCTGGTGGGCCGGGCGGTGGACGAGGGCATCACCGCAGGCTCGATCTCTGCTCTGGTCACCTGGTCGCTGATCCTGCTCGGCGTGATCGCTGTCGGTGCCAGTGTGGGCGTGGCGATGCACACGTTCGCCGTGCACGGCTGGCTGCTCGCGCAGTACCGCACCATCAAACTGGTCACCCGCAAGTCCACGCAGATGGGACATGTGCTCGGTCAACGCCTACCCACCGGCGAGATCCTGTCGGTGGCTTCGGGCGACTCCACCAAGTACGGCGCGCTGACCGAGGTGGCCGGCCGCGCGGGCGCCGCGTTCATCGCCTATCTGGTAGTGGTCGGCCTGGTGCTGCACACGTCGGTGCCGCTCGGCCTGCTCACCCTGGTGGCCGCCCCGGTGCTGGTGTTCGTGGCCACGCCGCTGCTCCGCCCGCTGCAACGCCGCCAGACGGTGGAGCGCTCCCGCACCTCGGACCTGACCTCGCTGGCCACCGACATCGTCGCCGGGCTGCGGATCCTGCGCGGGATCGGCGGCGAGCGCACCTTCGGCGCCAACTACGCGGCCCAGTCCCAGCGGGTGCGCAGCGCCGGAGTCGCTACCGGCATCTGGCAGGGCGCAGTGGACGCCATCGGCGTCCTGTTCACCGGGATCTTCCTGGTGCTGCTGACCTGGTTGGGCGCGCGGCAGGTGGTCGGCGGAGAGCTCAGCATCGGCCAGCTCATCTCCTTCTTCGGGTTCGCCACCTTCATGATGGTGCCGATCTACACCTTCTTCGAGCTGGCGCAGAAGTGGGTGCAGGCGCTGGTCTCGGCGCGCAAGACGGTCGCGCTGCTGGAGATCGAGCCGCCGTGGCGGGAACCGGCCACACCGCGTGCCCTGCCCACCGGTGGGCTGATCCAGGACGAGGCCTCTGGCGCGCAGATCCGGCCCGGGGAGCTGACCGTGGTGGTCTCCGCACTGCCGGACGACTCCGCGGCGCTGGCCGACCGGATCGGCCGGTACCTGGCCACCGAGGCGAAGCCGGTGAGCATCGAGACCGGGGAAGAGGTCAAGGGCCGGGCTGCCCGCCGGGCGCGCACCGAGCGTGCCGCGGCCCGCCGCCGCCATGCCGAGCTGGACCGTGAGCGCGCTGGCGCCCGCTGGGGAGTGACGGTCGGCGGGGTGGATCTGTCCGAGGTCCCGTTGGCACAGGTGCGGGAGCAGATCCTGGTCTCGGACGCCACGGCGATGGTCTTCGGTGGCACCCTGCAGCAGGCCCTGGATCCGCAGGCCAGGCTGACCCGCGCCGAGGCGGAGCACGCGATGTTCGTCGCTTCCGCAGAGGATGTCTACGAAGCCCTGCCGGGCGGCTGGCAGGGTGAGCTGGACGAGCGCGGCCGCGGTCTGTCCGGGGGGCAGCGGCAGCGCCTGGTGCTGGCTCGGGCACTGGCGGTGGACCCTGAGGTACTCGTGCTGATCGAGCCGACCTCGGCAGTGGACGCGCACACCGAGGCCCGGATCGCCGAGCGGCTGGCCCGCCACCGCCGGGGACGCACCACGGTGATCACGAGCGTCTCGCCGCTGTTGTTGCACTATGCCGACCGGGTGGTGTTCCTGGCTGACGGGCAGGCGGTGGCCGCCGCCAGCCACAGCGAGCTGGTGGCCAGCCATGCCGCCTACCGGCGGGTGGTGGTGCGCAGTATGGACGACGGCGGAGCGCACCCGGATCAGGACGGTCAGCGGGGCGGTGGTGGCGTGTCGGGCGGTGGTGACGAGCCGGGCGGTAGCGACGAGCCGGGCGGTGGTGACGAGCCGGACGGTAGCGACGAGCCGGGCGGTGGTGGCGAACCGGGCGGACCTGCCCGGTCCGGCGACCGAGAGGGAGACGAGCATGTCCTCCGCTGA
- a CDS encoding ABC transporter ATP-binding protein, which produces MSSADTLDETAPPEEFLPGSAQTWQQATSAPPIPEELRRTHHGSPGQRLRAWHRRHLLREQRARAEYRNSRNPRRGLPVAGARAAWEFVKTLMAKRRALVAGVLVLHALAAIAGLVVPRVLGYLVDIASVEGVLVTTLNALALTVAGVVVLQTLLTFAARCSAAVFGQDLLAEAREYMVHTVLGLPLSTVERASTGDLVTRVTRDVSAMSESVRWALPQAVIAGVTAVLTVVAMVLNSPLLAAPLLLSVPALAIAVSRYLKRAPSGYITEGASYSAINTTLTETVEGTRTVEALGLQDRRTRAGEDDVEVSAQAERYTISIRNLLFSVIDFAYNAPLVTTLLLGGIGYMNGWVSLGQITTATLYIQAVVEPLDRLIYSLDELQVGAASTTRLLGIAAVPADRDAGPDRPSDAHLEGKDLHFAYRPGHDVLHGVSLDLQPGERLAVVGPSGSGKSTLGRLLAGINGPRAGSVTVGSVELTTLPLDVLRTEVALVTQEHHVFVGSIRDNIVLAREDSSAEVVIEALQATGAWHWVKELPDGLDTLVGSGKLTLTPAQAQQIALARLIVADPHTLVLDEATSLIDPRTARTLESSMGRLLEGRAVVAIAHRLHTAHDADRIAVVIDGRIAELGSHDELVAADGEYAALWRAWTS; this is translated from the coding sequence ATGTCCTCCGCTGACACCCTCGATGAGACGGCGCCGCCCGAAGAGTTTCTGCCCGGTTCGGCGCAGACCTGGCAGCAGGCCACCTCCGCGCCACCGATCCCGGAGGAACTGCGCCGCACCCACCACGGCAGTCCCGGCCAACGGCTGCGTGCGTGGCACCGTCGGCACCTGCTCCGCGAGCAGCGCGCCCGCGCCGAGTACCGCAATTCACGCAACCCGCGGCGTGGCCTGCCGGTCGCCGGCGCCCGAGCCGCCTGGGAGTTCGTCAAGACCCTGATGGCCAAGCGCCGCGCCTTGGTGGCCGGGGTGCTGGTGCTGCACGCTCTGGCCGCGATCGCCGGTCTGGTGGTGCCGCGGGTACTCGGATACCTGGTGGACATCGCCTCGGTCGAGGGCGTGCTGGTGACCACGCTGAACGCGTTGGCGCTGACCGTGGCCGGGGTCGTGGTGCTGCAGACGCTGCTCACCTTCGCGGCGCGGTGCAGTGCCGCCGTGTTCGGGCAGGACCTGCTCGCTGAGGCGCGCGAGTACATGGTGCACACGGTGCTCGGACTACCGCTGAGCACCGTGGAACGTGCCTCCACCGGCGACCTGGTCACCCGGGTCACCCGGGACGTCTCGGCGATGAGCGAGAGCGTGCGCTGGGCGCTGCCGCAGGCGGTGATCGCCGGGGTCACCGCCGTACTGACCGTGGTGGCGATGGTGCTGAACTCGCCGCTGCTCGCGGCCCCGCTGCTGCTCAGCGTGCCGGCGCTGGCGATCGCTGTCTCCCGTTACCTGAAGCGCGCCCCGAGCGGGTACATCACCGAAGGAGCGAGCTACTCGGCCATCAACACCACGCTCACCGAGACCGTGGAGGGCACCCGTACCGTCGAGGCCCTCGGCCTGCAGGACCGGCGCACACGTGCCGGCGAGGACGACGTCGAGGTGTCCGCACAGGCCGAGCGGTACACGATCTCCATCCGGAACCTGCTGTTCTCCGTCATCGACTTCGCCTATAACGCCCCGCTGGTGACGACCCTGCTGCTCGGCGGCATCGGGTACATGAACGGGTGGGTGAGCCTCGGCCAGATCACCACGGCCACGCTGTACATCCAGGCAGTGGTGGAACCGCTGGACCGGCTCATCTACTCCCTCGATGAGCTGCAGGTCGGCGCCGCCTCCACCACCCGCCTGCTCGGTATCGCCGCTGTCCCCGCAGACCGGGACGCAGGCCCGGACCGGCCCAGCGATGCGCACCTGGAGGGTAAGGACCTGCACTTCGCCTACCGGCCGGGGCACGATGTGCTGCACGGGGTGAGCCTCGACCTGCAGCCCGGGGAGCGGCTTGCAGTGGTCGGGCCGAGTGGTTCGGGCAAGTCCACGCTGGGCCGGCTGCTGGCCGGGATCAACGGTCCCCGCGCCGGCTCGGTCACCGTGGGCTCCGTGGAGCTGACCACGCTGCCCCTCGATGTGCTGCGCACCGAGGTGGCGCTGGTGACCCAGGAGCACCATGTATTCGTCGGCAGCATCCGGGACAACATCGTCCTCGCTCGGGAAGACTCCTCTGCCGAGGTGGTGATCGAAGCACTGCAGGCCACCGGTGCGTGGCACTGGGTGAAGGAGCTGCCCGACGGCCTGGACACCCTGGTCGGGTCCGGCAAGCTCACCCTCACTCCGGCCCAGGCGCAACAGATCGCTCTTGCCCGGTTGATCGTGGCCGATCCGCACACGCTCGTACTGGACGAGGCGACCTCCCTGATCGACCCACGAACCGCACGGACCCTGGAGTCCTCGATGGGCCGGCTGCTGGAGGGACGGGCGGTGGTGGCGATCGCGCACCGGCTGCACACGGCCCACGACGCCGACCGGATCGCGGTGGTGATCGACGGCCGGATCGCCGAGCTCGGCAGCCACGACGAACTCGTCGCAGCCGACGGCGAGTACGCTGCCCTGTGGCGCGCCTGGACAAGCTAA
- a CDS encoding NCS2 family permease, with product MTTDTTEATADATPPKSPAPKKRGLIDRYFGISVAGSTLPREVRAGLTTFLAMSYIVFVNPDVLSNAIVIPGVDNVFTQLIMTTCMAAAIGSLVMGVIARYPFAQAPGMGLNAFFAFTVVIGMGYTWESALAAVFISGVLFVVLSVVGARRAIVQALPMTLKLAITAGIGAFLAFLGMKNAEIIVADEATFLALGDMRSAPVWLALLGLMLTAVLMKLKVTGAILWGILAATAVAIISGAAVYSGEEGLVPFQGFSDGVVGLPMWPSDLAFQLDFAGLMNGESLVVGMVTVVLTFFVVDFFDATGTLTGLAQRAGYLDEHGNMPRAKTVFSMDGLAAITGAMLGTSTTTAYVESAAGVEEGGRTGMTAVTTGVLFLAAMFFWPLIGAVPSAATAPALILVGALMMGGVKDVEWGDIGESLPAFLTVVAMPFTFSIANGVSLGIISYAVIKLFSGKAKQASWLLYLLAALLLARYIWLS from the coding sequence ATGACTACTGACACGACCGAAGCCACCGCGGACGCCACGCCGCCGAAATCACCGGCACCGAAGAAGCGTGGCCTTATCGACCGGTACTTCGGCATCTCCGTCGCCGGGTCGACGCTGCCCCGGGAGGTACGCGCCGGGTTGACCACCTTCCTGGCGATGAGCTACATCGTGTTCGTCAACCCGGACGTGCTCAGCAACGCGATCGTGATCCCCGGCGTGGACAACGTCTTCACCCAGCTGATCATGACCACGTGCATGGCCGCGGCGATCGGGTCCCTGGTGATGGGGGTGATCGCCCGCTACCCGTTCGCGCAGGCACCGGGGATGGGGCTGAACGCCTTCTTCGCGTTCACTGTGGTGATCGGTATGGGCTACACCTGGGAGTCCGCGCTGGCCGCAGTGTTCATCTCCGGCGTGCTGTTCGTGGTGCTCAGCGTGGTGGGCGCCCGGCGCGCGATCGTCCAGGCGCTGCCGATGACCCTGAAGCTGGCGATCACCGCCGGGATCGGGGCGTTCCTGGCATTCCTCGGGATGAAGAACGCCGAGATCATCGTCGCCGATGAAGCGACCTTCCTCGCCCTGGGCGATATGCGCTCGGCCCCGGTATGGCTCGCCCTGCTCGGTCTGATGCTCACCGCCGTACTGATGAAGCTGAAGGTGACCGGGGCGATCCTCTGGGGCATCCTCGCCGCCACCGCCGTGGCGATCATCTCCGGTGCCGCGGTGTACAGCGGAGAGGAAGGCCTGGTCCCGTTCCAAGGCTTCAGCGACGGCGTCGTCGGTCTGCCGATGTGGCCCTCCGACCTGGCCTTCCAACTCGACTTCGCGGGTCTGATGAACGGCGAGAGCCTGGTCGTCGGGATGGTCACCGTGGTGCTGACCTTCTTCGTGGTGGACTTCTTCGACGCCACCGGCACGCTGACTGGTCTGGCGCAGCGGGCCGGATATCTCGATGAGCACGGAAACATGCCCCGGGCCAAGACGGTGTTCTCGATGGACGGTCTGGCCGCGATCACCGGAGCCATGCTCGGGACGTCCACCACCACCGCGTACGTGGAGTCGGCTGCGGGGGTGGAAGAAGGTGGCCGCACCGGGATGACCGCGGTGACCACCGGCGTGCTGTTCCTGGCAGCGATGTTCTTCTGGCCGCTGATCGGTGCCGTGCCCAGCGCGGCGACCGCACCGGCGCTGATCCTGGTGGGTGCCCTGATGATGGGCGGAGTGAAGGACGTGGAGTGGGGGGACATCGGCGAGTCGCTGCCGGCGTTCCTCACCGTGGTGGCGATGCCGTTCACGTTCTCCATCGCCAACGGCGTCTCCCTGGGCATCATCAGCTACGCCGTGATCAAGCTGTTCAGCGGGAAGGCGAAGCAGGCCAGCTGGTTGCTCTATCTGCTCGCCGCCCTGTTGCTGGCGCGCTATATCTGGTTGTCCTAG
- a CDS encoding nitroreductase/quinone reductase family protein: MNGWAEGHPAWWRNLQADPRGTVVLSDGSSHAVLAHRADGEERQPLWDRWLEVNPGLDQLAAVRHTPTDVVVLTRQ, encoded by the coding sequence ATGAACGGATGGGCGGAGGGGCACCCGGCCTGGTGGCGGAACCTGCAGGCGGACCCCCGAGGCACGGTCGTGCTCTCCGACGGCTCTAGCCACGCGGTCCTCGCCCATCGTGCCGACGGCGAGGAGCGCCAGCCACTGTGGGACCGGTGGCTCGAGGTCAATCCTGGGCTGGATCAGCTGGCCGCTGTGCGCCACACCCCTACCGACGTCGTCGTCCTCACCCGGCAATGA